One Tripterygium wilfordii isolate XIE 37 chromosome 10, ASM1340144v1, whole genome shotgun sequence DNA segment encodes these proteins:
- the LOC120008040 gene encoding nuclear transport factor 2-like, translating into MASAYPAPSVSAVQVGSYFVGQYYQVLKKQPDLVHHFYGDQSNMTRIDGDYIESASSLLQIHRIITSLNFTAIEIKTINSLDSWNGGVLVMLSGVVKTEDFLRMFVQTFFLAPQEKGYFVLNDIFQFMDEQTIYQQYPDPISSENMLEKHLNASSPHLDPPVSDYVLEEEAREFVSSMRIEDDPIDKYSLPEQQQPDFDAEIVVEEAPVEEMHASLRSVVNAVQEPMAPAAEEPVGEQPKRTYASILRVPREHAVSSVASQANINMNTPSAFDWNDVPPPTTQQLDSTSSWVPESGVETADEGFSLDEGEPKSVYVRNLPSDVTADEIEQEFRNFGNIKPDGVFVRNRKDAIGVCYAFVEFEDLASVQNAIQASPIHLAGRQVYIEERRANSSGARGGRRGRGRGSYQTEASRGRFGGRSLGRGSNQDIGDYSRLRGNGFTQRGSR; encoded by the exons ATGGCATCCGCATATCCGGCTCCTTCAGTTAGTGCTGTTCAG GTTGGCTCATACTTCGTTGGACAGTACTAtcaagttttgaaaaaacaGCCCGATCTTGTTCACCATTTCTATGGGGATCAGAGCAACATGACTCGTATCGATGGTGATTACATCGAGTCGGCTTCTTCTTTGCTG CAAATTCATAGGATTATCACGTCACTAAATTTTACTGCAATTGAGATCAAGACAATCAATTCTCTTGATTCTTGGAATGGAGGTGTACTGGTGATGCTTTCGGGTGTCGTCAAAACGGAGGATTTCCTGAGGATGTTTGTGCAGACCTTTTTCCTTGCTCCTCAGGAGAAGGGTTACTTTGTTCTTAATGACATCTTTCAATTTATGGATGAGCAAACAATCTACCAACAATATCCAGATCCCATATCATCTGAAAACATGCTTGAAAAGCATCTAAATGCTTCTAGCCCTCATCTAGATCCTCCAG TGTCGGACTACGTTTTGGAGGAAGAGGCAAGGGAGTTTGTGAGCTCAATGCGTATTGAAGATGACCCAATTGACAAATATAGTCTGCCAGAGCAACAGCAGCCAGACTTTGATGCTGAAATTGTGGTGGAGGAAGCTCCCGTAGAAGAGATGCATGCTTCACTGCGAAGTGTTGTTAATGCTGTACAAGAACCAATGGCTCCTGCTGCAGAAGAACCTGTTGGGGAGCAGCCAAAGAGAACATACGCTTCTATT TTGAGAGTGCCCAGGGAACATGCCGTATCGTCAGTTGCTAGTCAGGCAAATATCAACATGAATACCCCAAGTGCTTTTGATTGGAATGACGTACCGCCCCCTACTACTCAGCAGCTGGACTCTACCTCATCCTGGGTGCCTGAGTCTGGAGTTGAAACGGCTGATGAAGGTTTCTCACTAGACGAAG GTGAACCAAAATCTGTCTATGTGAGAAATTTGCCCTCTGATGTTACTGCTGATGAGATTGAACAGGAGTTCAGGAATTTTGGAAATATCAAGCCTGATGGTGTGTTTGTCAGGAATCGCAAG GATGCAATTGGCGTTTGCTATGCTTTTGTAGAGTTTGAAGATCTTGCAAGTGTTCAAAATGCAATCCAG GCTTCTCCTATACATTTGGCTGGAAGGCAAGTCTACATCGAGGAGCGGAGAGCAAATAGCAGCGGTGCTCGAGGAGGAA GGAGAGGAAGAGGCAGAGGCAGTTACCAAACGGAGGCCTCTAGGGGGCGATTTGGTGGACGAAGTTTGGGCAGGGGAAGCAACCAAGATATTGGAGACTATAGTAGACTAAGAGGCAATGGCTTTACCCAGCGTGGCTCGCGATAA